One genomic window of Etheostoma spectabile isolate EspeVRDwgs_2016 chromosome 5, UIUC_Espe_1.0, whole genome shotgun sequence includes the following:
- the LOC116690141 gene encoding titin homolog isoform X4, whose translation MKFPVDLLADVSQTELERLAHNYMKNLLYSNPDAPEHLTLPDSTQVTINICSVGFVPLYGSNDKQKVLALFSPTEPLTAVALYLLDQWWPVDDILKTADPARDGAVEVETVGERIVLYILNRVVYRAREMSSEELPFLCHGEKDHAKILWSNGEAVGFYSVKPSGSFSNSFATRSYQLPVMDSIFVRRCQRGKGFGLQMLEDFVLSFKEDHLGLRYPLTKAMYKVCEKYLRQYPGDTDLLWEVESIGGPNQRHNLARKIQAMDPSAVSRSLSFTEESPVITEMTEKDMVMEAITTQIKEAESMECTVEIVEEVTVLSATKAGLEAEVPLTARGRSSGSKRRKTAEEKVIRIEDIEAETPREEQEIVSDPMQTEGVSVAPEEQGQDVVDTAATMSEQPDAVLKPQDPETADVTSAATTEEAPLEADAPQDVNNTARDSQIIVENVASEIEEECVEEDTAAPAVSEEMLELDMEEETLDKVGEETQITDEKWEKRVPQHEVSPSPCEAGRTTGQSKTPRRRNTHIQEGVKEDTPAQEGGIRLRRRTVMNTPTPKRKYTKPRQKVCDDSEKEVEKVAEENDISPEGVEELAETGEGVKEDAVELEELREKKLEDEQLTHEEKTDMMGAALTEEEEGENVTHGSEREKEAQLEAGASAGGEQAHGQVEEQDEVADRPEEELSTKELSAVEEETIPKAEEAAGDVITSTGGNEEESKDETEQGEAISVSANADENTVAVETAVRDTAAVVETAVRQAEESQENDSGSLTSKLQKATVILVDIKTTCHHLSVKKADETAADGQSADAEKQQEGENGGKEEDITDTCVEAQTAEKEQQDNSEKEESVEEEKSEAEEALVPETRDNTSEGVCEEAAKGPDEVEEKQAADGEPEDADESPPAAEVDKADKTMSLEEEEAPVVETRALRSGTKTSTATPRCKTTRSKKQVDAHEAVTARAGETLSASHTPKGKSRKGHKHSQELEQKGGEDTGAEEEEAAKEAAEEKTDVEGEESVEEEGEEKEGGKAEEAASEREESVEPEIDVEEGEAVAERGREAAEDPSGGVSRDADREEETLGEECGERKAAMGGEEGELAAATVTRSLRSGGKTPKAPKSRSRRSKKQPEEEEEGQRQLQNQGEGPKESAEEAEEETGLGSVEDPPTEAVPAETGEAAVIEEEAAEDSVQGGDTDTSLPKLSADSAVLPPSGEEEQRAARVSVSHTDIQEEEEALPNEAEEQKEEAAIADEDVPEGTENTELEKVTVEEDDKMEAVPTADPGEGGTDEEEAEGVNDEEQEAPVPETRARRSRKQAGPATATSRLTRSRQENAEVAASESQKSTDQVRVLRGGRKLIPVTQRQTIKRTHPEGEGEEGGDESAAGEARETQEEGDQQQAKRLDERDATGRVETMDAGMSKDKEETGAEEAVLQLDASEEGQAHRAGTAADVDTDVGQPADEGKSSDVQEDVVPRQDTAEGEQSTSAVTGSARETLETAKDGEEKGVSEEEEATRGRTTNRREEEAAGETSSEVETRVLRKGRRSAAATPQRKPKRVRTQPQTEEEEEHAPAEKTQAEETKADEKEDNSDEKTEEDGSEAAAEKEEATQPEVEVEKEEAVAEEEDRSAVSKPCGDGQGETSAGEQAEETPNTDEGKVTDQEEAASVETTGLRSGKNIGRATTRSKTTKSQEEEAAGEKSTEDEEPAVESRVLRGGKRSAAATPRLKSKRFRTQPQTKEDDEEEEEAAPAKETQAEEAKVDEKEDNSDEKTEEKDGGEASAQKEEEARQEAPEEKGEAAEEEGNRMEMDKEVLEEESAVGDAGQMKEVVPEEDEEEDNSVEETASAEVEETKSAEEEEEEEEAPAVTSRALRSRTQRSRRGGGQTQQQEEEEEVHQSTGGSPRRSVRKKPRVDYRENNEEGERGEMEVTADQQDEEEDTEDGNALSSEEQPAEKLDTLSLVLDTDEEGETAEDEEEAEPVVIGKRVLRGRSVPSVIITPQAKSTRRSARVQKAEEDEEKSLRSAQKRRKAEGTPARRAQRRSRV comes from the exons ATGAAGTTCCCTGTGGATCTCCTGGCTGATGTTAGCCAAACAGAACTGGAGCGGCTGGCCCACAACTACATGAAGAACCTCCTTTACAGCAACCCggatgcacctgaacacctcACCCTCCCTGACTCCACCCAG GTCACCATCAACATATGCAGTGTGGGTTTCGTCCCTCTGTACGGATCCAATGATAAGCAGAAGGTCCTGGCCCTTTTCTCTCCCACTGAGCCGCTAACTGCTGTGGCCCTGTACCTGCTGGACCAGTGGTGGCCCGTGGACGACATCCTCAAGACAGCGGACCCAGCTCGGGATGGAGCGGTGGAG GTGGAGACAGTAGGAGAGAGAATAGTTCTGTACATCCTTAACCGTGTGGTCTATAGAGCCAGAGAGATGAGCTCTGAGGAGCTCCCCTTCCTCTGCCACGGAGAAAAAGATCACGCCAAAATCCTCTGGAGTAACGGCGAGGCTGTGGGCTTCTACTCAGTCAAACCCTCAG GTAGCTTTTCTAATTCGTTCGCCACCAGAAGCTATCAGCTCCCTGTGATGGACTCCATCTTTGTGAGGAGATGTCAGCGTGGGAAAGGCTTCGGCCTGCAGATGCTGGAAGACTTTGTGCTCAGTTTCAAAGAAGACCATCTGGGGTTGAGGTACCCCCTCACCAAAGCCATGTATAAAG TGTGTGAGAAGTACCTGAGGCAGTACCCAGGAGACACAGACCTGCTGTGGGAGGTGGAGAGCATCGGTGGACCCAACCAGAGGCACAATTTGGCCAGAAAGATACAGGCCATGGATCCCAGcg CAGTGTCCAGGAGTCTGTCCTTCACAGAGGAATCACCTGTGATCACTGAGATGACTGAGAAGGATATGGTGATGGAGGCCATCACCACTCAAATAAAAGAAGCTGAATCCATGGAATGCACAGTTGAAATCGTG gaGGAAGTGACAGTCCTGAGCGCTACCAAAG CAGGTttagaggctgaagttccactCACAGCCCGGGGCCGGAGCAGTGGCTCAAAACGGAGGAAGACCGCGGAGGAAAAGGTTATCAG AATCGAGGACATTGAAGCAGAAACCCCGAGAGAGGAGCAGGAGATTGTCTCTGACCCGATGCAGACGGAG GGTGTCAGTGTTGCTCCTGAAGAACAGGGACAGGATGTAGTTGACACCGCGGCCACCATGTCGGAACAACCAGACGCTGTCCTGAAGCCACAAGACCCTGAAACAGCTGATGTGACATCAGCAGCTACGACTGAGGAGGCACCACTGGAAGCCGACGCCCCCCAGGATGTTAACAACACCGCCCGGGACTCACAGATCATAGTTGAGAATGTGGCATCAGAAATAGAGGAAGAGTGTGTGGAGGAAGACACTGCAGCGCCGGCAGTCTCTGAAGAAATGTTGGAGTTAGACATGGAAGAAGAAACTCTGGATAAAGTGGGGGAGGAAACTCAGATCACGGATgaaaagtgggaaaaaagaGTTCCACAACACGAGGTAAGTCCGTCACCATGTGAAGCAGGAAGAACAACTGGACAGAGTAAAACCCCCCGACGGAGAAATACACATATACAGGAGGGGGTGAAGGAGGACACTCCAGCCCAGGAAGGAGGGATAAGGTTGAGAAGAAGAACTGTCATGAACACGCCCACACCCAAACGCAAATACACCAAACCCCGCCAGAAAGTCTGTGACGACTCAGAGAAAGAGGTGGAGAAAGTGGCAGAGGAGAATGACATTTCGCCTGAAGGAGTGGAGGAGTTAGCTGAAACTGGAGAAGGAGTAAAAGAGGATGCAGTTGAGCTGGAGGAATTAAGAGAGAAAAAGCTGGAAGATGAACAGCTGACACATGAAGAGAAGACGGACATGATGGGGGCTGCActgacagaggaagaggagggtgaAAACGTAACACATGgatctgagagagaaaaagaagctcAGCTAGAAGCAGGAGCTTCGGCCGGGGGGGAGCAAGCACATGGACAGGTGGAGGAACAAGACGAGGTGGCTGACAGGCCAGAAGAAGAGCTATCCACCAAGGAATTAAGTGCTGTGGAAGAAGAGACGATTCCGAAGGCAGAGGAAGCAGCAGGGGACGTTATAACTTCAACTGGGGGGAACGAGGAGGAGAGCAAGGATGAGACGGAGCAAGGAGAGGCCATCAGTGTCTCTGCTAAtgcagatgaaaacactgttgCTGTGGAAACAGCTGTCAGAGacactgctgctgttgtagAAACAGCTGTCCGACAGGCTGAAGAGTCTCAGGAAAATGACTCTGGCTCTTTAACCTCCAAGCTCCAGAAAGCCACTGTCATCCTAGTGGACATCAAAACCACCTGCCATCATCTCAGTGTGAAGAAGGCAGACGAAACAGCTGCTGACGGACAGAGTGCTGATGCAGAAAAGCAACAGGAAGGGGAGAACGGCGGGAAGGAGGAAGACATTACAGACACGTGTGTAGAGGCCCAGACTGCCGAGAAGGAACAGCAAGACaattctgaaaaagaagaatctgtggaggaggaaaaaagtGAAGCAGAGGAAGCACTGGTTCCTGAAACAAGAGACAACACAAGCGAGGGTGTTTGTGAAGAAGCAGCAAAAGGCCCTGATGAGGTGGAGGAGAAGCAGGCTGCAGATGGAGAGCCAGAGGACGCTGACGAGAGTCCCCCAGCAGCCGAAGTAGACAAGGCGGACAAGACGATGAGcttggaggaagaggaagctCCGGTTGTTGAGACCAGAGCTCTAAGAAGTGGAACAAAAACTAGCACAGCCACACCGAGATGCAAAACAACAAGAAGCAAAAAGCAAGTGGACGCACATGAAGCAGTGACCGCAAGAGCAGGGGAGACGTTGTCTGCATCGCACACACCTAAAGGTAAATCCAGGAAAGGCCACAAACACAGCCAGGAGCTAGAGCAAAAGGGAGGAGAGGATACaggagcagaggaggaagaggcagcAAAGGAAGCAGCTGAAGAAAAGACAGATGTAGAAGGAGAGGAAAGCgttgaggaagagggagaggaaaag GAAGGGGGAAAGGCTGAGGAAGCTGCCTCTGAAAGAGAGGAAAGTGTTGAGCCAGAAATTGATGTGGAGGAAGGGGAAGCTGTGGCAGAACGAGGACGAGAGGCAGCAGAAGATCCATCAGGAGGTGTGTCCAGAGATgcagacagggaggaggagacCTTAGGGGAAGAGTGCGGTGAGAGGAAAGCAGCCATGGGGGGTGAGGAGGGGGAACTAGCAGCAGCCACTGTGACTAGATCTCTGAGGAGTGGTGGGAAGACGCCCAAAGCTCCGAAAAGCAGGTCAAGACGAAGCAAGAAGCAGccagaagaagaggaggaggggcagAGACAGCTCCAGAACCAGGGAGAGGGACCAAAGGAATCAGCTGAGGAAGCAGAGGAAGAAACAGGGCTGGGGTCAGTCGAGGACCCCCCAACAGAAGCTGTCCCAGCAGAAACCGGAGAGGCGGCGGTGATTGAAGAGGAAGCTGCAGAGGATTCAGTACAAGGAGGAGACACTGACACTTCATTACCCAAACTCAGCGCGGACTCAGCTGTACTGCCCCCCAGTGGAGAAGAGGAGCAGCGGGCAGCCCGGGTCTCTGTGAGCCATACTGACATccaggaagaagaggaagctCTTCCTAATGAGGCAGAGGAGCAAAAAGAGGAAGCAGCTATTGCAGACGAGGATGTTCCTGAGGGGACAGAAAACACCGAGCTGGAGAAAGTGACAGTGGAAGAGGATGATAAAATGGAAGCAGTCCCAACAGCAGACCCAGGGGAGGGCGGaactgatgaagaggaggctgAAGGTGTTAACGATGAAGAGCAGGAAGCTCCAGTCCCAGAAACCAGAGCCCGTAGGAGCAGGAAGCAGGCCGGCCCAGCCACGGCCACAAGCAGACTAACAAGAAGCAGACAGGAGAACGCTGAGGTCGCAGCTTCAGAAAGTCAGAAATCAACAGATCAAGTCCGGGTTCTGAGGGGGGGGAGGAAACTTATCCCTGTCACCCaaagacaaacaataaaaagaacccacccagagggagagggagaggagggaggagatgaATCTGCAGCAGGTGAGGCGAGAGAGACACAGGAAGAAGGGGACCAGCAGCAGGCAAAGAGACTTGATGAAAGGGATGCAACTGGACGAGTAGAAACTATGGACGCAGGAATGAGCAAAGACAAAGAGGAGACTGGGGCAGAGGAAGCTGTCTTACAACTAGACGCCTCAGAGGAGGGACAGGCCCACAGGGCTGGGACAGCTGCAGATGTGGACACAGATGTTGGACAGCCTGCTGACGAGGGGAAGAGCTCGGATGTTCAAGAGGATGTAGTCCCAAGACAAGATACAGCGGAGGGGGAACAATCGACTTCTGCAGTGACGGGAAGTGCCCGAGAGACACTGGAGACAGCAAAGGACGGCGAGGAAAAAGGTGTgtctgaggaggaggaagcaaCTAGAGGCAGAACCACGAACAGACGAGAGGAAGAGGCCGCTGGAGAGACAAGCTCAGAAGTCGAAACAAGAGTCCTGAGGAAGGGTCGGAGGTCTGCTGCTGCCACACCTCAACGTAAACCCAAAAGAGTCCGCACACAGCCtcagacagaggaagaggaagaacatGCTCCTGCTGAAAAGACACAAGCAGAGGAAACCAAAGCTGATGAGAAGGAAGACAACAGTGATGAGAAGACTGAAGAAGACGGGAGTGAAGCTGCAGCAGAGAAGGAAGAAGCTACACAGCCAGAGGTGGAGgtggaaaaagaagaagctgtGGCAGAGGAAGAGGACAGGTCCGCTGTTTCTAAGCCATGTGGAGACGGACAGGGAGAGACTTCAGCTGGAGAACAAGCTGAAGAGACACCAAATACAGATGAGGGAAAGGTTACTGACCAGGAAGAGGCAGCAAGTGTTGAAACAACAGGCCTGAGAAGCGGTAAAAATATAGGGAGAGCCACAACTAGAAGCAAAACCACAAAAAGCCAAGAGGAAGAGGCAGCTGGAGAGAAAAGCACGGAAGACGAGGAACCAGCGGTAGAATCGAGAGTTCTGAGAGGGGGGAAGAGGTCTGCTGCTGCCACACCTCGGCTTAAATCCAAAAGATTCCGCACACAGCCTCAGACAAAGGAAGACGacgaggaagaagaagaagctgctcCTGCTAAAGAGACACAAGCAGAGGAAGCCAAAGTTGATGAGAAGGAAGACAACAGTGATGAGAAGACTGAAGAAAAGGATGGGGGTGAAGCTTCAGCgcagaaagaagaagaggcaAGGCAGGAAGCACCCGAGGAGAAAGGGGAggctgcagaagaagaaggaaatagGATGGAAATGGATAAAGAAGTGCTTGAGGAAGAGTCTGCAGTAGGAGATGCAGGGCAGATGAAGGAAGTAGTGCctgaggaggacgaggaggaggacaaCAGTGTGGAAGAGACTGCATCAGCTGAGGTAGAAGAGACAAAGtcagcagaggaagaagaagaagaagaagaagcaccGGCTGTAACAAGCAGAGCTCTGCGGAGCAGAACACAGAGAtccaggagaggaggaggacagacacagcagcaggaagaggaagaagaagtcCACCAATCGACTGGTGGCTCACCTCGAAGATCAGTGCGGAAAAAACCGCGAGTGGATTACAGAGAAAACAATGAGGAGGGAGAACGAGGCGAGATGGAGGTCACAGCTGACCAGCAGGACGaagaggaggacacagaggacggGAACGCTTTAAGCTCTGAAGAGCAGCCGGCAGAGAAGCTGGACACTCTGAGTTTAGTGTTAGACACCGATGAGGAGGGAGAGACAGCAGAGGACGAAGAAGAGGCGGAGCCTGTAGTGATTGGAAAGAGAGTTTTAAGAGGGAGGTCAGTTCCTTCAGTGATAATCACCCCCCAGGCTAAATCCACACGCCGCAGTGCTAGAGTTCAGAAAGCCGAGGAGGACGAAGAGAAGAGCCTGCGCTCCGCTCagaagaggagaaaagctgaaggCACGCCCGCTCGCAGAGCTCAGCGGCGCAGCAGAGTGTAG